A single Primulina eburnea isolate SZY01 chromosome 11, ASM2296580v1, whole genome shotgun sequence DNA region contains:
- the LOC140804821 gene encoding LOW QUALITY PROTEIN: ABC transporter G family member 9 (The sequence of the model RefSeq protein was modified relative to this genomic sequence to represent the inferred CDS: inserted 2 bases in 1 codon; deleted 1 base in 1 codon) yields the protein MTTETVDVEAQIDREESPAIFEKANRPVTLKFEDVVYNIKINQGGILKKSTKVEDKQILKGVSGVVHPGEMLAMLGPSGSGKTTLLTALGGRLGGRLSGNITYNGMPFSNAMKRSTGFVTQDDALYPHLTVTETLVYTALLRLPRTLTKQEKVQQAEAVITQLGLSRCKDSIIGGPLMRGVSGGERKRVSIGQELLINPSLIFLDEPTSGLDSTTAQRIVSKLWELSNGGRTIVMTIHQPSSRLYYMFHKVLLLSEGNPLYFGKGSGALDYFASVGFAPSVAMNPADFLLDLANGISTADSNEDQTAIKQKLVSAYKTNLLDNVKSELNVDYQRQESAKDDKQFLRWPTTWWEQFLVLLRRGIKERKHDTFSGLKIGQVLFISILCGLLWWQSDISHLQDQVGLLFFYAGFWGFYPLFQAIFTFPQERMMLAKERASGMYRLSSYFMALTLGDLPIELVLPTVFVIISYWMAGLRPTPQCFFSGLFTLLYSVLCSQGLGLAIGAIVMHQKSATVLGSVIMLAFQLASGYYVQNVPKFIAWIKYXSISQYTYKLLLVSQYKPGETYPCGSGKTCLVEDFPLVKPIGLDGQAAAFLALAVMLVGYRVIAYVALMRIGVPKM from the exons ATGACCACAGAGACCGTGGATGTGGAGGCGCAAATTGATCGGGAAGAATCTCCGGCCATCTTTGAGAAGGCCAACCGTCCAGTCACATTGAAG TTTGAGGATGTGGTCTACAATATCAAAATCAACCAAGGTGGAATCCTCAAGAAAAGTACAAAAGTCGAAGACAAACAAATCTTGAAAGGAGTCTCCGGAGTTGTGCATCCGGGCGAAATGTTAGCCATGCTCGGGCCATCCGGCAGCGGTAAAACTACGTTGTTAACCGCTCTTGGTGGACGACTAGGCGGGCGTTTGTCTGGGAACATTACCTACAATGGCATGCCATTCTCAAACGCTATGAAGCGCAGTACCGGATTTGTTACACAGGACGACGCCCTCTATCCACACCTCACCGTGACCGAGACATTAGTGTACACCGCACTCCTCCGCCTGCCAAGAACATTAACTAAGCAAGAGAAG GTACAACAGGCTGAAGCTGTAATAACTCAGCTTGGATTATCAAGATGCAAGGATAGTATCATAGGGGGACCCCTGATGAGGGGAGTTTCTGGGGGTGAACGAAAAAGGGTGAGTATTGGACAAGAACTACTGATCAATCCTAGCCTTATTTTTCTTGATGAGCCAACTTCCGGGCTCGATTCGACCACTGCTCAGAGAATCGTTTCCAAGCTTTGGGAGCTAAGTAATGGAGGTCGAACCATTGTGATGACGATTCATCAGCCTTCTAGCAGGCTGTATTATATGTTTCATAAGGTTTTATTGCTGTCTGAAGGTAATCCTTTGTATTTTGGGAAGGGATCCGGAGCGTTAGACTATTTCGCCTCCGTCGGGTTCGCTCCTTCTGTTGCTATGAATCCTGCAGACTTCTTGTTAGATCTTGCCAACG GAATTTCAACTGCTGATTCAAATGAAGACCAAACAGCTATCAAGCAAAAGTTGGTGTCGGCATACAAGACTAATCTATTAGACAACGTGAAGTCGGAACTTAACGTCGACTATCAACGTCAAGAATCCGCGAAGGATGATAAGCAGTTTCTCCGGTGGCCGACCACTTGGTGGGAACAATTTTTGGTTTTACTGAGACGAGGCATAAAAGAAAGGAAGCACGACACTTTCTCAGGCCTCAAGATAGGACAAGTGCTATTCATCTCCATCCTATGTGGGCTATTGTGGTGGCAATCTGATATCAGTCACTTACAGGATCAG GTGGGACTTCTCTTCTTTTACGCAGGATTTTGGGGTTTCTACCCGCTCTTCCAAGCTATTTTCACCTTCCCTCAAGAACGTATGATGCTAGCTAAAGAACGAGCTTCAGGCATGTACCGCCTCTCCTCATACTTCATGGCTCTAACCTTAGGGGACTtaccaattgagctagtccTTCCAACA GTTTTCGTCATCATAAGTTACTGGATGGCCGGCCTGAGACCAACCCCTCAATGTTTCTTTTCGGGCCTATTCACTCTCCTCTATAGCGTTCTATGTTCTCAAGGTCTCGGGTTAGCCATAGGCGCCATCGTCATGCATCAAAAATCCGCCACCGTCCTTGGTTCAGTCATCATGCTAGCGTTCCAACTGGCAAGCGGATACTACGTTCAAAACGTGCCTAAATTCATCGCGTGGATCAAGTA ATCGATTAGTCAGTATACATATAAGCTCTTGTTGGTATCACAATATAAGCCTGGGGAAACATATCCCTGTGGCTCTGGTAAGACTTGTTTAGTTGAAGACTTCCCGTTGGTGAAGCCGATTGGGCTCGACGGACAAGCCGCTGCCTTTCTGGCCCTGGCAGTGATGCTTGTGGGTTACAGGGTTATAGCATACGTTGCACTCATGAGAATTGGTGTGCCAAAGATGTAG